The following are from one region of the Clostridium sp. 'White wine YQ' genome:
- the fusA gene encoding elongation factor G has translation MARKYPLEKFRNFGIMAHIDAGKTTTTERILFYTGRSHKIGEVHEGAATMDWMVQEQERGITITSAATTCVWKEHELNIIDTPGHVDFTIEVERSLRVLDGAVTVLDAKSGVEPQTETVWRQADKYGVPRMIYVNKMDATGADFFRCVNTVRDRLKANAVPIQIPVGAEDQFKGIIDLIKNKAEIYYDDLGKDVREEDIPADLVDQAEEYRSAMIEAIAETDEELMMKYLDGEEITEEELKSALRKATIGNEIVPCICGSSYKNKGVQQMIDGVVDFLPSPLDIPAVQGTTLDGKEDSREAADDVPMSALAFKIATDPFVGKLAFTRIYSGVMHSGSYVLNSTKGKKERIGRLVKMHANTREEVEELEAGELGAVIGLKNTTTGDTLCDEDTPIVLESMEFPEPVIRVAIEPKTKASQEKMGIALAKLAEEDPSFKTWTDTETGQTIIAGMGELHLEIIVDRLTREFKVECNVGAPQVAYKETIRAAVKAEAKYAKQSGGKGQYGHCIIEMEPTEGEYAFENAVVGGAIPREYIPAIDNGIQEASKNGILAGYPVINFKVKLVHGSYHEVDSSEMAFKIAGSMAFKNAMAKANPVLLEPTMKVEVTMPEEYMGDVMGDLNSRRGRIEGMEALNGAQVIRAFVPLAEMFGYATTLRSRTQGRGVYSMVFDHYEEMPKSIQEQVVGKKA, from the coding sequence ATGGCTAGAAAATATCCTTTAGAGAAATTCCGTAACTTTGGAATAATGGCTCATATAGATGCTGGTAAGACTACAACTACTGAGCGTATATTATTCTATACTGGAAGAAGTCATAAAATAGGAGAAGTTCATGAAGGCGCAGCTACTATGGACTGGATGGTTCAAGAACAAGAAAGAGGTATAACAATTACTTCAGCTGCAACAACATGTGTTTGGAAAGAACATGAATTAAATATAATAGATACACCAGGACACGTAGATTTCACAATCGAAGTTGAAAGATCATTAAGAGTACTTGATGGTGCTGTTACAGTTCTAGATGCAAAATCAGGGGTTGAACCTCAAACTGAGACAGTATGGAGACAGGCAGATAAATACGGTGTTCCAAGAATGATCTATGTAAATAAAATGGATGCTACTGGAGCAGATTTCTTCAGATGTGTTAACACTGTAAGAGATAGATTAAAAGCTAATGCAGTGCCAATACAAATTCCAGTTGGAGCTGAAGATCAATTCAAAGGTATTATAGATCTTATAAAGAATAAGGCTGAAATATACTATGATGATTTAGGTAAAGACGTAAGAGAAGAAGATATTCCAGCTGATTTAGTTGATCAAGCAGAAGAATACAGATCTGCAATGATTGAAGCAATTGCTGAAACTGATGAAGAGTTAATGATGAAATACCTTGATGGTGAAGAAATAACTGAAGAAGAGTTAAAGAGTGCTTTAAGAAAAGCTACAATTGGCAATGAAATAGTACCATGTATTTGTGGTTCTTCATATAAGAACAAAGGAGTACAACAAATGATTGATGGTGTTGTTGATTTCTTACCATCACCATTAGATATTCCAGCTGTTCAAGGAACAACTTTAGATGGAAAAGAAGATTCAAGAGAAGCAGCTGATGATGTACCAATGTCAGCTTTAGCATTCAAAATCGCTACTGACCCATTCGTTGGTAAGTTAGCATTCACAAGAATATACTCAGGAGTAATGCATAGTGGTTCTTATGTTCTTAACTCAACTAAGGGTAAGAAAGAAAGAATCGGAAGACTAGTTAAAATGCATGCTAATACTAGAGAAGAAGTTGAAGAATTAGAAGCAGGAGAATTAGGAGCAGTAATCGGATTAAAGAACACTACTACTGGTGATACTTTATGTGATGAAGATACTCCAATAGTTCTTGAATCTATGGAATTCCCAGAACCAGTTATTAGAGTAGCTATTGAACCAAAAACTAAGGCTAGCCAAGAAAAGATGGGTATAGCATTAGCTAAGTTAGCTGAAGAAGATCCATCATTCAAAACTTGGACTGATACTGAAACTGGTCAAACAATTATAGCAGGTATGGGTGAATTACACCTTGAAATTATAGTTGATAGACTTACAAGAGAATTCAAAGTAGAGTGTAACGTAGGTGCTCCACAAGTTGCTTACAAAGAAACTATTAGAGCTGCTGTTAAAGCAGAAGCTAAGTATGCTAAGCAATCAGGTGGTAAAGGACAATACGGTCACTGTATTATTGAAATGGAACCAACAGAAGGCGAATATGCATTTGAAAATGCTGTAGTTGGAGGAGCTATTCCAAGAGAATATATTCCAGCTATCGATAATGGTATTCAAGAAGCTTCTAAGAATGGTATTTTAGCTGGATATCCAGTTATTAACTTTAAGGTTAAATTAGTTCATGGATCTTACCATGAAGTTGACTCATCTGAAATGGCATTTAAGATTGCTGGATCTATGGCGTTTAAGAATGCTATGGCTAAAGCAAACCCAGTATTACTTGAACCTACAATGAAGGTTGAAGTTACTATGCCAGAAGAGTACATGGGAGATGTTATGGGTGACCTTAACTCAAGAAGAGGAAGAATTGAAGGTATGGAAGCTTTAAACGGAGCTCAAGTAATAAGAGCATTCGTTCCACTAGCAGAAATGTTTGGATATGCAACTACATTGAGATCAAGAACTCAAGGTAGAGGTGTATATTCAATGGTATTCGATCACTATGAAGAAATGCCAAAGAGTATTCAAGAACAAGTTGTAGGAAAAAAAGCTTAA
- the rpsL gene encoding 30S ribosomal protein S12, translating to MPTISQLVRKGRKTIAAKSTAPALKENPQKRGVCTVVKTTTPKKPNSALRKIARVRLTNGYEVTAYIGGVGHNLQEHSVVLIRGGRVKDLPGVRYHIVRGALDCAGVANRMQSRSKYGAKRPKAAK from the coding sequence ATGCCAACTATTAGCCAATTAGTTAGAAAAGGCAGAAAGACAATAGCAGCTAAATCAACTGCACCAGCACTAAAAGAAAATCCACAAAAAAGAGGGGTATGTACTGTTGTTAAAACTACAACTCCAAAGAAACCAAACTCAGCTTTAAGAAAAATAGCAAGAGTTAGATTAACTAACGGTTACGAAGTAACTGCTTATATCGGTGGAGTAGGTCACAACTTACAAGAACACAGTGTTGTTCTTATAAGAGGTGGAAGAGTTAAGGATCTTCCCGGTGTAAGATACCACATCGTTAGAGGAGCTCTTGACTGTGCTGGAGTTGCAAACAGAATGCAATCCAGATCAAAATATGGTGCAAAGAGACCAAAGGCAGCAAAGTAA
- a CDS encoding ribosomal L7Ae/L30e/S12e/Gadd45 family protein translates to MIDRLVGKKLIGIKQCAKAIKNGQGVELYVAKDADERLISPLVELAEGKNIKVVYIDTMRELGKMCSIEVGSSATLIL, encoded by the coding sequence ATGATAGACAGACTAGTAGGTAAAAAGCTTATTGGTATTAAACAATGTGCGAAGGCTATTAAAAATGGTCAAGGCGTTGAATTATATGTAGCTAAAGATGCAGACGAAAGGCTAATTTCTCCTTTAGTAGAGTTAGCTGAAGGTAAAAACATAAAAGTAGTATATATTGACACCATGAGGGAATTAGGCAAAATGTGTAGTATAGAAGTTGGATCATCTGCAACTCTAATACTATAA
- the rpsG gene encoding 30S ribosomal protein S7 produces the protein MPRKGHIAKRDVLPDPVYNSKVVTKFINSIMEDGKKGVAQKICYGAFEIIEQKTGKEAMEVFEAAMNNVMPLLEVKARRIGGANYQVPIEVRPERRQTLGIRWILTAVRKRSEKYMREKLAAELIDASNNTGAAVKKREDTHKMAEANKAFAHYRY, from the coding sequence GTGCCAAGAAAAGGACATATAGCTAAAAGAGATGTATTACCAGATCCAGTGTACAATTCAAAAGTTGTTACTAAATTTATAAACAGTATCATGGAAGATGGTAAAAAAGGTGTAGCTCAAAAAATATGCTACGGAGCATTTGAAATCATTGAACAAAAAACAGGAAAAGAAGCAATGGAAGTATTTGAGGCAGCAATGAACAATGTAATGCCATTGTTAGAAGTAAAAGCAAGAAGAATAGGTGGAGCTAACTATCAAGTACCGATAGAAGTTAGACCTGAAAGAAGACAGACTCTAGGAATCAGATGGATACTTACTGCTGTAAGAAAAAGAAGCGAAAAGTACATGAGAGAAAAGTTAGCTGCAGAATTAATTGATGCATCTAACAATACTGGAGCAGCTGTTAAGAAGAGAGAAGATACTCATAAAATGGCTGAAGCTAATAAAGCATTTGCTCATTACAGATACTAA
- the rpoC gene encoding DNA-directed RNA polymerase subunit beta', with product MIELNNFDALQIGLASPEQIREWSRGEVKKPETINYRTLKPERDGLFCERIFGPIKDWECHCGKYKRVRYKGIVCDRCGVEVTKAKVRRERMGHIELAAPVSHIWYFKGIPSRMGLILDMSPRALEKILYFASYVVIDPKETPLLKKQLLNEKEYREACDKYGEESFSAGMGAESIKQLLAEIDLEKGSVELKEELKQSTGQKKIRIIRRLEVVESFRKSGNNPEWMIIDVIPVIPPDLRPMVQLDGGRFATSDLNDLYRRVINRNNRLKKLLDLGAPDIIVRNEKRMLQEAVDALIDNGRRGRPVTGPGNRPLKSLSDMLKGKQGRFRQNLLGKRVDYSGRSVIVVGPELKMYQCGLPKEMALELFKPFVMKKLVQDGVAHNIKAAKRMVERVSPQVWDVLEEVIMDHPVLLNRAPTLHRLGIQAFQPVLVEGRAIKLHPLVCTAYNADFDGDQMAVHVPLSVEAQAEARFLMLAAGNILKPSDGKPVSVPTQDMVLGSYYLTVDKDGVKGEGSYFSSVDEVLMAYSLKEINIHAKINVKVSKTIDGVVKTGIIKTTVGKIIFNESIPQDLGYVDRTKEGEMLNLEVDFLVTKKTLGGIIDKCYVKHGPIKTSIMLDNIKATGYHYSSIGAITIAASDMIVPDRKYELLKETDETVDKIEKMFRRGLISDEERYDRVIQKWTDTTEEVANALMDSMDRFNPIFMMADSGARGSKSQIKQLAGMRGLMANPSGKIIEQPIRASFREGLDILEYFISTHGARKGNADTALKTADSGYLTRRLVDVSQDVIVRSEDCGATDGIVVSDIKEGNEVIEPLKERLTGRYNAEDIIDPSSGDIIVPRDTYMDTYLAEKIVKAGVKKVKIRSVFTCKSKIGVCAKCYGMNMATGQKINIGEAVGIIAAQSIGEPGTQLTMRTFHTGGVAGADITQGLPRVEELFEARKPKGLAIVSEIPGTVSIEETKKKRIVNVISNEGEEKSYDIPFGSRIKVNDGDIIVAGDEITEGSVNPHDIMGIKGVDGARQYLLSEVQKVYRLQGVDINDKHLEVVIRQMTRKIKISESGDTDLLPGTMIDMFDFAEENERVTAFGGEVAQGEQVLLGITKAALATDSFLSAASFQETTRVLTDAAIKGKIDPLLGLKENVIIGKLIPAGTGMLRYRTVKLNTEDNLAEVGVDDTLESFDENSIVNSIEE from the coding sequence TTGATCGAATTAAATAATTTTGATGCTTTGCAAATTGGCTTAGCATCACCAGAACAAATAAGAGAATGGTCTAGAGGCGAAGTTAAAAAACCAGAAACTATAAACTATAGAACTTTAAAACCAGAAAGAGATGGTCTATTCTGCGAAAGGATATTTGGACCAATAAAAGACTGGGAATGTCATTGTGGAAAATATAAGAGAGTAAGATATAAGGGAATTGTTTGTGACAGATGTGGTGTTGAAGTAACAAAGGCAAAAGTTAGAAGAGAGAGAATGGGGCACATAGAATTAGCAGCCCCAGTATCTCATATATGGTACTTCAAAGGTATTCCATCTAGAATGGGATTAATATTAGATATGTCACCAAGAGCACTTGAAAAGATATTATATTTTGCTTCTTATGTTGTAATTGATCCAAAAGAAACTCCATTATTGAAAAAGCAACTATTAAATGAAAAAGAATATAGAGAAGCTTGTGATAAATATGGAGAAGAAAGTTTCAGTGCAGGAATGGGAGCTGAATCAATTAAGCAATTACTTGCAGAAATTGATTTAGAAAAAGGTTCTGTTGAGTTAAAAGAAGAATTAAAACAAAGTACAGGACAAAAGAAAATTAGAATTATAAGAAGATTAGAAGTGGTTGAGTCATTCAGAAAGTCAGGAAACAATCCTGAATGGATGATAATTGATGTAATACCAGTAATACCACCAGATTTAAGACCTATGGTTCAATTAGACGGTGGAAGATTTGCAACTTCTGATTTAAATGACTTATATAGAAGAGTTATTAACAGAAACAATAGACTTAAAAAATTACTTGATCTTGGAGCACCAGACATCATTGTTAGAAACGAAAAAAGAATGCTTCAAGAAGCAGTAGATGCATTGATAGATAATGGAAGAAGAGGGAGACCTGTAACAGGACCAGGAAATAGACCACTTAAGTCATTATCAGATATGCTTAAAGGAAAACAAGGAAGATTTAGACAAAACTTACTAGGTAAGAGAGTTGACTATTCAGGTAGATCAGTTATAGTTGTTGGACCTGAATTAAAGATGTATCAATGTGGTCTTCCAAAAGAAATGGCATTAGAATTATTTAAACCATTCGTAATGAAAAAGCTTGTTCAAGATGGAGTTGCACACAACATCAAAGCTGCAAAAAGAATGGTTGAAAGAGTTAGTCCACAAGTATGGGATGTTCTTGAAGAAGTTATCATGGATCATCCAGTATTACTTAACCGTGCACCTACTCTTCATAGACTTGGAATTCAAGCATTCCAACCAGTACTAGTTGAAGGAAGAGCTATTAAGTTACATCCATTAGTATGTACAGCATATAACGCTGACTTTGATGGAGACCAAATGGCTGTACACGTTCCTTTATCAGTAGAAGCTCAAGCAGAAGCAAGATTCTTAATGCTTGCAGCAGGAAATATACTTAAGCCATCTGATGGAAAGCCAGTTTCAGTTCCAACACAAGATATGGTTTTAGGTTCATATTATTTAACAGTTGATAAGGATGGAGTTAAGGGGGAAGGTTCTTACTTCTCTTCAGTAGATGAAGTTTTAATGGCTTACTCGCTAAAAGAAATTAATATTCATGCTAAAATCAATGTTAAAGTTTCTAAAACTATTGATGGTGTTGTTAAGACTGGAATTATTAAAACTACAGTTGGAAAGATTATATTTAATGAATCAATTCCTCAAGATTTAGGATATGTTGATAGAACTAAAGAAGGCGAAATGCTTAACTTAGAAGTAGATTTCCTAGTAACTAAGAAAACATTAGGTGGAATTATAGATAAGTGTTATGTAAAACACGGACCTATAAAAACATCAATAATGTTAGATAATATAAAGGCTACTGGATATCACTATTCATCAATTGGTGCTATAACTATAGCAGCATCTGATATGATAGTTCCAGATAGAAAGTATGAATTACTTAAAGAAACTGATGAAACTGTAGATAAGATTGAAAAAATGTTCAGAAGAGGTCTTATTTCAGATGAAGAAAGATATGACAGAGTAATTCAAAAGTGGACTGATACAACTGAAGAAGTTGCGAATGCACTTATGGATAGTATGGATAGATTTAATCCAATATTCATGATGGCAGACTCAGGAGCCAGAGGTTCTAAGTCTCAAATTAAGCAACTTGCTGGTATGAGAGGACTTATGGCAAATCCTTCTGGTAAGATTATTGAGCAACCTATCAGAGCATCATTCAGAGAAGGTCTTGATATATTAGAATACTTCATTTCAACACATGGAGCTAGAAAAGGTAATGCAGATACAGCGTTAAAGACTGCCGATTCTGGATACTTAACAAGAAGATTAGTTGATGTATCACAAGATGTTATAGTAAGAAGTGAAGATTGTGGTGCAACTGATGGTATTGTTGTAAGTGATATCAAAGAAGGAAATGAAGTAATTGAACCTTTAAAAGAAAGATTAACTGGTAGATATAATGCTGAGGATATAATAGATCCATCATCAGGAGATATAATTGTGCCAAGAGACACATATATGGATACTTACTTAGCTGAAAAAATAGTTAAGGCTGGAGTTAAAAAGGTTAAAATAAGATCTGTCTTCACATGTAAGTCAAAGATTGGTGTTTGTGCTAAATGCTATGGTATGAACATGGCAACTGGACAAAAAATTAACATTGGTGAAGCTGTTGGAATTATTGCAGCTCAATCAATTGGAGAACCAGGTACACAGCTTACAATGAGAACATTCCATACAGGTGGAGTTGCTGGAGCAGATATAACTCAAGGTCTTCCTAGAGTTGAAGAATTGTTTGAAGCAAGAAAACCTAAGGGATTAGCAATAGTAAGTGAAATTCCTGGTACTGTAAGCATTGAAGAAACAAAGAAAAAGAGAATTGTTAATGTTATTTCAAATGAAGGCGAAGAAAAAAGTTATGATATACCATTCGGATCAAGAATAAAAGTGAACGATGGAGACATAATAGTAGCAGGAGATGAAATAACTGAAGGTTCAGTTAATCCTCATGATATCATGGGAATTAAAGGTGTTGACGGAGCAAGACAATATCTTCTTTCAGAAGTTCAAAAAGTTTACAGATTACAAGGTGTTGATATTAATGATAAGCATCTTGAAGTAGTAATCAGACAAATGACTAGAAAGATTAAGATTTCTGAGTCTGGAGATACTGACCTACTTCCAGGAACAATGATAGATATGTTTGACTTTGCTGAAGAAAACGAAAGAGTAACGGCTTTTGGTGGAGAAGTAGCACAAGGTGAACAAGTGCTTCTAGGAATCACAAAAGCAGCTCTTGCAACAGATAGTTTCCTTTCTGCAGCATCATTCCAAGAAACTACAAGAGTTCTTACAGATGCAGCAATAAAAGGAAAGATTGATCCATTACTAGGATTGAAAGAAAATGTAATCATAGGTAAGTTGATTCCAGCTGGTACAGGTATGTTAAGATATAGAACTGTAAAACTTAACACTGAAGATAACCTAGCAGAGGTTGGAGTAGACGATACTTTAGAGAGTTTTGATGAAAATTCTATCGTGAATTCTATTGAGGAATAA